In Thermothelomyces thermophilus ATCC 42464 chromosome 4, complete sequence, a single genomic region encodes these proteins:
- a CDS encoding diphosphomevalonate decarboxylase translates to MAERRVYRATTTAPVNIAVVKYWGKRDPKLNLPTNSSLSVTLSQADLRTLTTASCSASYPAEEGDSLVLNGEPSDVSGARTQACFRELRARRAALEAADPSLPKLSTMPLRLVSENNFPTAAGLASSAAGFAALVRAIADLYELPASPSELSLIARQGSGSACRSLFGGYVAWRMGEAADGSDSTAEQVADASHWPDMRALILVVSAAKKGVSSTSGMQQTVATSGLFRERIARVVPQNMAAMEKAIRERDFASFAEVTMRDSNSFHATCADTYPPIFYMNDVSRAAIRAVEQINAAAGRTVAAYTFDAGPNAVIYYLEKDTEAVVGTLYHVLGGDISGWKDAVVKGLKPSLSLDEGVAGILKSGVSRVIMTGVGEGPIKTDEHLIAEDGSRIR, encoded by the exons ATGGCAGAGAGGAGGGTATACCGCGCCACCACGACGGCGCCAGTCAACATCGCCGTGGTCAA GTACTGGGGCAAGCGCGATCCCAAGCTCAATCTGCCCACTAACAGCTCGCTCTCGGTGACGCTGTCGCAGGCCGACCTCCGCACTCTGACCACGGCGTCGTGCTCCGCCTCGTACCCGGCCGAAGAAGGCGACTCGCTGGTCCTCAATGGCGAGCCGTCCGATGTATCGGGCGCCCGCACGCAGGCCTGCTTCCGCGAGCTGCGCGCCCGCCGGGCCGCCCTCGAAGCCGCCGACCCATCCCTGCCCAAGCTCTCGACCATGCCGCTCCGCCTCGTGTCCGAGAACAACTTCCCGaccgccgccggcctggcgtcgtcggccgccGGCTTTGCCGCCCTGGTGCGCGCCATCGCCGACCTGTACGAGCTGCCCGCCTCGCCGTCCGAGCTGAGCCTGATCGCCCGCCAGGGCTCCGGGTCGGCCTGCCGCAGCCTCTTTGGCGGCTACGTGGCCTGGCGCATGGGCGAGGCGGCCGACGGCAGCGATTCGACCGCCGAACAGGTCGCCGACGCGTCGCACTGGCCCGACATGCGCGCCCTCATCCTCGTCGTCTCGGCCGCCAAGAAGGGCGTCAGCTCGACCTCGGGCATGCAGCAGACCGTCGCCACCTCGGGCCTCTTCCGCGAGCGCATCGCCAGGGTGGTGCCCCAGAACATGGCGGCCATGGAGAAGGCCATCCGGGAACGCGACTTTGCCTCGTTCGCCGAGGTCACCATGCGCGACTCCAACTCGTTCCACGCCACCTGCGCCGATACCTACCCCCCGATCTTCTACATGAACGACGTCTCGCGGGCCGCCATCCGGGCGGTGGAGCAGAtcaacgccgccgccgggagGACGGTGGCCGCGTACACCTTCGATGCCGGCCCCAACGCCGTCATCTACTACCTGGAGAAGGACACCGAGGCCGTGGTCGGCACTCTCTACCACGTCCTCGGGGGCGACATTAGCGGCTGGAAGGACGCGGTGGTCAAGGGGCTGAAGCCGAGCTTGTCATTGGACGAAGGCGTTGCTGGTATCCTGAAGAGCGGTGTGAGCCGGGTGATCATGACGGGTGTCGGGGAAGGCCCCATCAAGACCGACGAGCATCTGATCGCCGAGGATGGTAGTCGGATCCGATGA